The Triticum dicoccoides isolate Atlit2015 ecotype Zavitan chromosome 6A, WEW_v2.0, whole genome shotgun sequence genome has a window encoding:
- the LOC119315911 gene encoding F-box protein AFR-like has product MNSRKKKTDAKGSNGRAEPKVVGARGHAPEREGSRPPSPAPPMHRRPHHPHGEHARDVDPPPRHPLSATCSQSLPPPFLYHRLFRTVSSNWNRFLTDAPGAAAKTKGSAPPAATVSLSLPFLFAFAFDPVSRRLQCQAVDPFSRRWLLLPPVPCGAAAGSFAVVGLPARGEIYVIGGVEEGGDKAVSSVAVYSAATNGWGQVAGMRTARGYMAAGEVGGRVVVAGEDGEAEVFDPEAGRWSPAAPRGGAAVARYDAAAAGGKLYVTEGWAWPFERAPRGAVYDAVADAWSDMARGMREGWTGSCAVSGGRMYIVAEYGEWRLKRYDEPRDEWRMVAGGGVPQEVWRPHVVAGQLEEVGGGRRRIYVVGAGLDVAVGTVVSAANHGAGTEEERVEWEVVKGPEEFVGLAPCNAQVLYA; this is encoded by the exons ATGAATTCCCGAAAGAAAAAAACCGATGCAAAGGGCAGCAATGGTCGAGCGGAGCCAAAAGTAGTTGGCGCACGCGGCCACGCGCCGGAGCGCGAGGGCTCCCGGCCGCCGTCCCCCGCGCCGCCGATGCATCGACGGCCGCACCACCCGCACGGGGAGCACGCGCGCGACGTAGACCCTCCGCCGCGCCACCCGCTCTCCGCCAC ATGCTCACAGTCGCTG CCCCCTCCCTTTCTCTACCACCGCCTGTTCCGCACCGTCTCCTCCAACTGGAACCGGTTCCTCACCGACGCGCCGGGGGCCGCCGCCAAGACCAAGGGCTCGGCCCCGCCGGCGGCGACGGTCTCGCTCTCGCTGCCGTTCCTCTTCGCCTTCGCCTTCGACCCCGTCTCGCGCCGCCTCCAGTGCCAGGCGGTCGACCCCTTCTCCCGCCGCTGGCTGCTGCTGCCCCCGGTCCCCTGCGGCGCCGCGGCCGGCTCATTCGCCGTCGTGGGCCTCCCCGCGCGCGGCGAGATCTACGTGATCGGCGGCGTGGAGGAGGGCGGCGACAAGGCCGTGAGCAGCGTGGCCGTCTACAGCGCGGCGACCAACGGGTGGGGGCAG GtggccggcatgaggacggcgAGGGGCTACATGGCGGCCGGCGAGGTGGGCGGGCGCGTGGTGGTGGCCGGCGAGGACGGAGAGGCGGAGGTGTTCGACCCAGAGGCCGGTCGCTGGTCGCCCGCGGCTCCCCGTGGCGGCGCGGCCGTGGCGAggtacgacgcggcggcggcgggcggcaagcTGTACGTGACGGAGGGGTGGGCGTGGCCGTTCGAGCGCGCGCCGCGGGGCGCGGTGTACGACGCGGTGGCGGACGCGTGGTCCGACATGGCGCGCGGGATGCGGGAGGGGTGGACGGGCTCCTGCGCCGTGTCAGGCGGCCGGATGTACATCGTGGCCGAGTACGGCGAGTGGCGGCTGAAGCGGTACGACGAGCCGCGGGACGAGTGGCGGATGGTGGCCGGCGGCGGGGTGCCGCAGGAGGTGTGGCGGCCGCACGTCGTGGCGGGccagctggaggaggtcggcggcggccggcgcAGGATCTACGTGGTCGGCGCGGGCCTCGACGTCGCCGTCGGCACCGTCGTGTCCGCCGCCAACCACGGCGCCGGCACGGAGGAGGAGCGGGTGGAGTGGGAGGTCGTCAAGGGCCCCGAGGAGTTCGTCGGGCTGGCGCCGTGCAACGCGCAGGTCCTCTACGCCTGA